The proteins below are encoded in one region of Xenopus laevis strain J_2021 chromosome 8L, Xenopus_laevis_v10.1, whole genome shotgun sequence:
- the ccdc61.L gene encoding centrosomal protein CCDC61 produces MEDTEFAEARCVFRGLEHAVRVRVTGDRLEVEVEDAVTTEQWRGEFDAQFIEDLTHKTGNFKQFSIFCNMLHSALTQSSESVTLDLLTYADLELLRHRKAGGASRQAPPPKSSALSSKRYLILIYSVEFDRIHYPLPLPYVGKPDPVYLRQVIRELKEELAALRVSTGDGSRESEVRRLREELLRVVDEKREAEIALERLQDVEIPSSKEASHVRILKRAVETLEAELQKERIRSQRAATKRREECRQLQEQLDEARASERTLRLKVKSLSNELAMYKRGRVTPTGPSPQNRAGSVGLAPTHRSGSRGEAGTRRERSTSRERSGRSSCERRSLTRQPRLSPSPVGLRPPRFDPTAYVKDRERRQKDVELKKGRRVSASPSSIRGQRRSSSVESLGSHRSYQSSVDDTEDTEPLASGNGKRFTTRGRKPFAPSTWNSHNNGTRNRSSGRKRLSSTPTYDRKTDRKSEKENRFNPVSDLSDIDARLLALQDYMKNLDTLT; encoded by the exons ATGGAGGATACAGAGTTTGCTGAAGCCCGGTGTGTATTTCGTGGGCTGGAACATGCGGTGCGAGTCCGTGTCACTGGTGATCGCCTAGAAGTAGAAGTGGAGGATGCTGTGACCACAGAACAATGGAGAGGAGAATTTGATGCTCAAT TTATAGAGGACCTCACACATAAGACTGGAAATTTCAAACAGTTTTCCATCTTCTGCAACATGCTACATTCTGCTCTTACTCAG agcaGTGAGTCTGTGACACTGGACCTTTTGACTTATGCAGATCTGGAATTGCTTCGGCATAGGAAAGCGGGAGGGGCTTCTCGTCAAGCCCCACCCCCTAAAAGTTCTGCGCTCAGCTCCAAGCGTTACCTGATACTTATCTACTCCGTTGAGTTTGATAG GATACACTACCCTCTACCGCTGCCATATGTTGGAAAGCCAGACCCTGTTTATCTGCGTCAAGTAATTCGAGAATTAAAGGAGGAGCTAGCAGCTCTTAGGGTGTCTACTGGAGATGGGTCCAGGGAAAGTGAAGTTCGGCGATTGCGAGAAGA GCTCCTGCGGGTGGTGGATGAAAAGCGTGAGGCAGAAATTGCTTTAGAGAGATTACAAGATGTAGAGATTCCCAGCAGCAAAGAGGCAAGTCACGTACGGATCTTGAAAAGGGCAGTTGAGACTTTGGaagcagaattacagaaagagcgAATTCGGAGTCAACGAGCTGCTACAAAGAGGCGTGAGGAATGCAGACAACTACAAGAACAG CTCGATGAAGCTCGGGCTTCGGAACGCACACTGCGGCTGAAGGTGAAAAGTCTGAGTAATGAATTAGCAATGTACAAGCGAGG GCGTGTTACTCCAACTGGGCCCTCCCCACAGAACCGAGCAGGATCTGTTGGCCTGGCACCCACACACCGCAGTGGATCACGAGGTGAAGCGGGGACAAGGAGGGAAAGGTCTACATCAAGAGAAAGAAGTGGACGAAGTTCTTGTGAGAGGAGAAGCTTAACTAGGCAGCCAAGGTTATCCCCATCACCTGTTG GTCTCCGGCCCCCACGATTTGATCCTACAGCTTATGTCAAAGACCGGGAGCGTAGGCAGAAGGACGTTGAACTAAAAAA GGGTAGGAGAGTTTCAGCATCCCCATCAAGTATTAGAGGCCAGAGACGCAGTTCATCCG TTGAAAGTCTTGGAAGTCATCGGTCTTATCAAAGCTCAGTGGATGACACCGAGGACACCGAACCACTAGCCAGCGG TAATGGCAAGAGGTTTACAACACGAGGGAGAAAGCCTTTTGCTCCATCCACCTGGAACAGCCACAATAAT GGGACAAGGAACAGATCTTCAGGAAGAAAAAGGCTTTCCAGTACCCCAACATATGACAGGAAAACTGACCGGAAAAGTGAGAAAG AAAATCGTTTTAACCCAGTTTCTGATCTCTCGGATATTGATGCCCGACTGCTGGCACTCCAAGATTACATGAAGAATCTGGATACTCTGACTTAA